The Cucumis melo cultivar AY chromosome 5, USDA_Cmelo_AY_1.0, whole genome shotgun sequence genome has a segment encoding these proteins:
- the LOC127149372 gene encoding uncharacterized protein LOC127149372, producing MDAALEEEIKEHKDESESIKSDRHWKRPLKKAKVSSDDLDGRVSSALGVPDVPPLSPLNHHLEGLIEQLIRPLRKLVPRRLLPLNQPNSPYVHLLFSRRFVEAR from the exons ATGGATGCTGCTCTCGAGGAGGAGATAAAGGAGCATAAAGATGAGAGTGAAAGCATCAAAAGTGATCGTCATTGGAAGAGACCTTTGAAGAAAGCGAAGGTATCAAGTGATGATCTCGACGGAAGGGTTTCAAGTGctttgggagtccctgatgttccaccactg TCACCTTTGAACCATCATCTTGAAGGCCTTATAGAGCAGTTGATTCGACCATTGAGAAAGTTGGTACCTCGAAGACTCCTGCCTCTAAACCAGCCAAACAGTCCTTACGTCCATCTACTCTTCTCGAGGAGATTCGTCGAGGCAAGATGA